A single Stigmatella aurantiaca DNA region contains:
- a CDS encoding cytochrome C assembly family protein: MSQPLVSLACHAYAFAALVYLTYLVRQWDALVLAGRLLVGGGLALHGVALALAMGAQGIMPVGAAQGFSTLAFLLLAIGLVLDVRYRKPVIGAFITPLAVAVLLPGLLLQEGRAPLDAPLRQPLLPVHVGIALLGLAAFAVAAGVGVMYLLMERQVRGKHFGLLFARLPSLEFLDTLNRRLVVWGFVALSITLATGAFFVAGSPRGLTWMMDAKVVATFVAWGLFASVAGARVLVGWRGRRVALLTMAGFCLVLVSFLSSYDFSAGGMR, from the coding sequence ATGAGTCAACCGCTGGTCTCCCTTGCTTGCCATGCCTACGCCTTCGCGGCGCTGGTGTACCTGACGTACCTGGTGCGCCAGTGGGACGCGTTGGTCCTCGCCGGACGCCTGCTGGTGGGCGGCGGGCTGGCGCTTCACGGCGTGGCCCTGGCCCTGGCCATGGGCGCTCAGGGCATCATGCCCGTGGGCGCTGCCCAGGGTTTCTCCACGCTGGCCTTCCTTCTGCTCGCCATCGGGCTCGTGCTGGATGTGCGCTACCGCAAGCCCGTCATCGGCGCCTTCATCACGCCCCTGGCGGTGGCGGTGCTGCTGCCCGGGTTGCTGCTGCAGGAGGGGCGGGCCCCCTTGGACGCGCCGCTGCGCCAGCCGTTGCTGCCGGTGCATGTCGGCATCGCCCTGCTGGGGCTGGCCGCCTTCGCCGTCGCGGCGGGCGTGGGGGTGATGTACCTGCTCATGGAACGGCAGGTGCGCGGCAAGCACTTCGGGCTGCTCTTCGCCCGGCTTCCCTCGCTGGAGTTCCTGGACACCCTCAACCGCCGCCTGGTGGTGTGGGGGTTCGTCGCACTTTCCATCACCCTGGCCACCGGGGCCTTCTTCGTGGCGGGCTCGCCGCGGGGGCTGACGTGGATGATGGATGCGAAGGTGGTGGCCACCTTCGTGGCCTGGGGGCTGTTTGCCTCGGTCGCGGGGGCGAGGGTGCTCGTGGGGTGGCGGGGCCGGCGGGTCGCGCTGCTGACGATGGCGGGGTTCTGCCTGGTGCTGGTGTCGTTCCTGTCGTCGTATGACTTCTCTGCCGGGGGGATGCGTTAG
- the rodA gene encoding rod shape-determining protein RodA — MVPHIPWGLLFCVLGIAALGIWNLASASRPPHAPVWYSQTIYLGVALGAALVVCLVDYRWIQRMTVPIYVLNIVALIALRFVGHKAKGAESWFVLGPIRVQPAEFMKIGVVLMLAKIYHDDFRPGQGSYNVWRLWKPVLVVGVPFVLVLVQPDLGTALMIFLSSLTVLIFGKVRWYLVAMMVVGLLAGAGIIWNDYIRDSPEPRTTIVRHHLKKHQSQRISGWLDPEADLRGSGYHAAQSKIAVGSGGMTGKGWREGTQTGLSFLPEQHTDFIFSVWAEEHGFLSCLVLLALYGGLFSMALAVGFNARDRFGAFVAVGVTAMLFWQVFENIGMVIGLLPVTGITLPLMSYGGSSMLSVMLSIGLLVNISMRRHMF, encoded by the coding sequence ATGGTCCCCCACATCCCGTGGGGCCTGCTCTTCTGTGTCCTGGGCATCGCGGCGCTGGGTATCTGGAACCTGGCCTCGGCGTCCCGGCCGCCCCATGCCCCCGTCTGGTACAGCCAGACCATCTACCTGGGCGTGGCCCTGGGGGCCGCGCTGGTGGTGTGCCTGGTGGACTACCGGTGGATCCAGCGCATGACGGTGCCCATCTACGTGCTCAACATCGTGGCGCTCATCGCGCTGCGCTTCGTGGGGCACAAGGCCAAGGGCGCCGAGAGCTGGTTCGTGCTGGGGCCCATCCGCGTCCAGCCCGCCGAGTTCATGAAGATCGGCGTGGTGCTGATGCTGGCGAAGATCTACCACGACGACTTCCGGCCGGGCCAGGGCTCCTACAACGTGTGGCGCCTGTGGAAGCCGGTGCTGGTGGTGGGCGTGCCGTTCGTGCTGGTGCTGGTGCAGCCGGACCTGGGCACCGCGCTGATGATCTTCCTGTCCTCGCTCACGGTGCTCATCTTCGGCAAGGTGCGCTGGTACCTCGTGGCGATGATGGTGGTGGGGCTGCTGGCCGGGGCGGGCATCATCTGGAACGACTACATCCGCGACTCGCCCGAGCCGCGCACGACGATCGTCCGCCACCACCTCAAGAAGCACCAGAGCCAGCGCATCTCCGGGTGGTTGGATCCCGAGGCGGACCTGCGCGGCAGCGGCTACCACGCCGCCCAGTCGAAGATCGCCGTGGGCTCTGGCGGCATGACGGGCAAGGGCTGGCGCGAGGGCACCCAGACGGGCCTGTCCTTCCTGCCCGAGCAGCACACGGACTTCATCTTCTCCGTGTGGGCCGAGGAGCATGGGTTCCTCTCCTGCCTGGTGCTGCTGGCGCTCTATGGCGGGCTGTTCTCCATGGCCCTGGCCGTGGGCTTCAACGCGCGCGACAGGTTCGGGGCCTTCGTGGCCGTGGGCGTCACCGCCATGCTCTTCTGGCAGGTGTTCGAGAACATCGGCATGGTGATTGGCCTGCTGCCGGTGACGGGCATCACCCTGCCGCTGATGAGCTACGGCGGCTCCTCCATGCTGTCGGTGATGCTCAGCATCGGGCTGCTGGTGAACATCAGCATGCGCCGCCACATGTTCTAA
- the mrdA gene encoding penicillin-binding protein 2 has protein sequence MTPPTLGNTTPGRDLKRRFLFLGLAMVGGMVLLAMQLYRLQLIRGEEYSAKSVANFVKEVRLRADRGVIKDARGTILVDSRPSFDAFITPAFCIHCFEQVIPKLSELLALDADQRQKVEDQVRAARRNAPFQPIPVRVDLTRDELDRLNARHDVLDGVEVVPVPHRNYRAGTVLSHVLGYMNEINQDELERLNADGAKYALGDYIGRRGLERYFESQLRGVDGVRKQVVNARGQTIEELNVMLGDHSVVQPEAGGNVVLSLDMRLQEAAEQAFPGVTGAVVAIDVNTGFIRALVSRPGFDPNLLTGRVTPAQMAALAKDPLQPMINRVAAEHYSPGSTFKVISALAAYKSGLFRPESVVNCPGGYKLGARTWRCHKDSGHGPVTGRQAMQYSCDTWFYKVADTLGLDPIADMGKALGLGSPTGIGVVAEVPGIMPSTAYHDRLSPGGYSKGMALNSAIGQGDDNVTPLQLALVYASLANGGTLYKPQLVQRIEDLDGNVIEAFQPQVVRKVDINPAHLKAVVDSLMAVVNEPGGTAYRQRLKDIKVAGKTGTAQVATLGAVRLKTHQMEFFARDHAWFAGFAPSDNPELAVVVLNEHGGHGGSDAAPTGMAVIQKYFDLKAQDAVSPPPRANQPYTPTLPPAPNLESAILSRGVTPPGLPNATAH, from the coding sequence GTGACGCCTCCGACGCTGGGCAACACCACACCGGGAAGAGATCTCAAGCGCCGCTTCCTGTTCCTGGGCCTGGCCATGGTGGGGGGCATGGTGCTGCTGGCCATGCAGCTCTACCGGCTCCAGCTCATCCGGGGCGAGGAGTACTCCGCCAAGAGCGTGGCCAACTTCGTCAAGGAGGTCCGCCTCCGCGCCGACCGCGGCGTCATCAAGGACGCCCGGGGAACCATCCTGGTGGACAGCCGTCCCTCGTTCGACGCGTTCATCACCCCGGCCTTCTGCATCCACTGCTTCGAGCAGGTCATTCCGAAGCTGTCCGAGCTGCTCGCGCTGGATGCCGATCAGCGCCAGAAGGTGGAGGACCAGGTCCGCGCCGCCCGCCGCAACGCCCCGTTCCAGCCCATTCCGGTGCGCGTGGACCTGACGCGCGACGAGCTGGACCGGCTCAACGCCCGGCACGATGTCCTGGATGGCGTGGAAGTGGTGCCGGTGCCGCACCGCAACTACCGCGCCGGCACGGTGCTCTCGCACGTGCTCGGCTACATGAACGAGATCAACCAGGACGAGCTGGAGCGGCTCAACGCCGACGGCGCCAAGTACGCCCTGGGCGACTACATCGGCCGCCGCGGCCTGGAGCGCTACTTCGAGTCCCAGCTTCGCGGCGTGGACGGGGTGCGCAAGCAGGTGGTGAACGCGCGAGGCCAGACCATCGAGGAGCTGAACGTCATGCTCGGCGACCACTCCGTGGTGCAGCCGGAAGCCGGTGGCAATGTCGTGCTCTCGCTCGACATGCGGCTGCAGGAAGCCGCCGAGCAGGCCTTCCCGGGCGTGACGGGCGCGGTGGTGGCCATCGACGTGAACACCGGGTTCATCCGCGCACTGGTGTCCCGGCCGGGCTTTGATCCGAACCTGCTCACCGGCCGCGTCACCCCGGCCCAGATGGCGGCGCTGGCCAAGGATCCGCTCCAGCCGATGATCAACCGCGTGGCCGCCGAGCACTACAGCCCGGGCTCCACCTTCAAGGTCATCTCGGCGCTGGCCGCCTACAAGTCGGGCCTCTTCCGGCCGGAGTCGGTGGTGAACTGCCCGGGCGGCTACAAGCTCGGGGCGCGCACCTGGCGCTGCCACAAGGACAGTGGCCACGGTCCGGTGACGGGCCGCCAGGCCATGCAGTACTCGTGTGACACCTGGTTCTACAAGGTCGCCGACACCCTGGGGCTGGACCCCATCGCCGACATGGGCAAGGCCCTGGGCCTGGGCAGCCCCACCGGCATCGGCGTGGTGGCCGAGGTGCCGGGCATCATGCCCAGCACCGCCTACCATGACCGGCTCTCGCCGGGCGGCTACTCCAAGGGCATGGCGCTCAACAGCGCCATCGGGCAGGGCGACGACAACGTGACGCCGCTGCAGCTGGCGCTCGTGTACGCCTCCCTGGCCAACGGCGGCACGCTGTACAAGCCGCAGCTCGTGCAGCGCATCGAGGATCTGGACGGCAACGTCATCGAGGCGTTCCAGCCGCAGGTGGTGCGCAAGGTGGACATCAATCCGGCGCACCTCAAGGCGGTCGTGGACTCGCTGATGGCGGTGGTGAACGAGCCGGGCGGCACCGCCTACCGCCAGCGCCTCAAGGACATCAAGGTGGCCGGCAAGACGGGCACCGCGCAGGTGGCCACGCTGGGCGCGGTGCGGCTCAAGACGCACCAGATGGAGTTCTTCGCGCGTGACCATGCGTGGTTCGCGGGCTTCGCCCCCTCGGACAACCCGGAGCTCGCCGTGGTGGTGCTCAACGAGCACGGCGGCCATGGTGGCTCGGATGCGGCGCCCACGGGCATGGCCGTCATCCAGAAGTACTTCGACCTGAAGGCGCAGGATGCGGTTTCGCCGCCGCCGCGCGCCAACCAGCCCTACACCCCCACGCTGCCTCCCGCCCCCAACCTGGAGAGTGCGATTCTCTCCCGTGGCGTGACGCCCCCAGGCCTGCCGAATGCAACTGCGCATTGA
- the hemC gene encoding hydroxymethylbilane synthase, translating into MSGSVRIATRQSPLALWQARHVGALLAGSHPGLSVSLVEMTTEGDRFLSAPLSAVGGKGLFVKEIEQALLEGRADIAVHSLKDMTSVMPEGLMLAAVPVREDPRDAFCSPTGLTLDRLPQGARVGTSSLRRSCILRSRRPDLEIVSLRGNVQTRLQKTRELGLAGAVLAHAGLKRLGLEREISEVLSPEVSLPAVGQGVLAIQCRTEDARVRALLAPLEDETTRIAVTAERALLAKLEGGCTVPMAGHATLVQGRVYLRGFVGRPDGTQVVAGEVRGLIPEAHALGEALAEELLSRGAGEILRDFGRAGPGPKS; encoded by the coding sequence ATGAGCGGCTCCGTGCGAATCGCCACCCGCCAGAGCCCGCTGGCGCTCTGGCAGGCCCGCCACGTGGGCGCGCTGCTCGCCGGGAGCCACCCGGGGCTGTCCGTGTCCCTGGTGGAGATGACCACCGAGGGAGACCGGTTTCTCTCGGCCCCGCTGTCCGCCGTGGGCGGCAAGGGGCTGTTCGTGAAGGAAATCGAGCAGGCGCTCCTGGAGGGCCGCGCGGACATCGCCGTGCACAGCCTCAAGGACATGACGTCCGTGATGCCCGAGGGGCTGATGCTCGCGGCGGTGCCGGTGCGCGAGGATCCGCGGGATGCCTTCTGCAGCCCCACGGGGCTGACGCTCGACAGGTTGCCCCAGGGCGCCCGGGTGGGCACCTCGTCGCTGCGCCGCAGCTGCATCCTGCGCTCCCGGCGGCCGGACCTGGAGATCGTCAGCCTGCGCGGCAACGTGCAGACGCGGCTCCAGAAGACGCGGGAGCTGGGGCTCGCGGGCGCGGTGCTGGCCCATGCCGGGCTCAAGCGCCTGGGGCTGGAGCGGGAAATCTCCGAGGTGCTGTCCCCCGAGGTGAGCCTGCCCGCGGTGGGGCAGGGGGTGCTGGCCATCCAGTGCCGCACGGAGGACGCCCGGGTGAGGGCGCTGCTGGCCCCCCTGGAGGACGAGACGACGCGCATCGCGGTGACGGCCGAGCGGGCGCTGCTGGCCAAGCTGGAAGGCGGGTGCACGGTGCCGATGGCGGGCCATGCCACGCTGGTACAGGGCCGGGTGTACCTGAGGGGCTTCGTGGGCCGGCCGGATGGCACCCAGGTGGTGGCCGGTGAGGTGCGAGGCCTCATCCCGGAGGCCCACGCGCTGGGCGAGGCGCTCGCCGAGGAACTGTTGTCCCGCGGCGCGGGCGAGATTCTTCGCGATTTTGGCCGCGCGGGCCCGGGTCCGAAGTCCTAG
- the mreC gene encoding rod shape-determining protein MreC: MLSLLKRYRQLLLVSALLLVPLVAFLASGRRGREPNFVDRAVIALTSPLQSGLNWIIDGGIGLVNGYVDLRGVRRENDALRLENMQLRAAVQSLGEARTENERLRQLLGYTEAVPGPEIPARVVGVNPVAKLLSVRISSGEKQGVFEGMSVVTPDGIVGRVIRTTGHYADVALVTDPQSRVGVRVQRSRARGTAVGSGSGPLILENMLRTEDVENGDLIITSGTDGVYPAGMVVGRVTNLEKKEHGMFQGADIVPAVDTTKLEEVLVVGSPYGVAAQSLEGGTR; the protein is encoded by the coding sequence GTGCTGTCGCTCCTCAAGCGGTACCGTCAGCTGCTCTTGGTGAGCGCGCTGTTGCTCGTTCCGTTGGTGGCCTTCCTGGCCTCCGGCCGGCGAGGGCGCGAGCCCAACTTCGTGGATCGCGCCGTCATCGCCCTGACGTCGCCGCTCCAGTCGGGCCTCAACTGGATCATCGATGGGGGAATCGGGCTGGTGAACGGCTACGTGGACCTGCGCGGGGTGCGGCGGGAGAATGACGCACTGCGGCTGGAGAACATGCAGCTGCGCGCCGCGGTGCAGTCCCTGGGCGAGGCGCGGACGGAGAACGAACGGTTGCGGCAGCTGCTGGGCTACACGGAGGCGGTGCCCGGGCCGGAAATCCCCGCGCGCGTGGTGGGAGTGAACCCGGTGGCGAAGCTGTTGTCGGTGCGCATCAGCAGCGGGGAGAAGCAAGGGGTGTTCGAGGGCATGTCCGTGGTGACGCCGGATGGAATCGTGGGCCGGGTCATCCGGACCACGGGCCACTATGCGGACGTGGCGCTGGTGACGGATCCGCAGAGCCGGGTCGGGGTGCGCGTCCAGCGCTCGCGGGCCCGTGGCACGGCGGTGGGCTCGGGCAGTGGACCGCTGATTCTGGAGAACATGCTGCGCACCGAGGATGTGGAGAACGGAGACCTCATCATCACCTCCGGGACGGATGGCGTGTACCCCGCGGGCATGGTGGTGGGCCGCGTGACGAACCTCGAGAAGAAGGAGCACGGCATGTTCCAGGGCGCTGACATCGTGCCCGCGGTGGACACCACCAAGCTCGAGGAAGTGCTCGTGGTGGGCAGCCCCTATGGCGTGGCGGCCCAGTCGCTGGAGGGCGGGACGCGATGA
- the hemA gene encoding glutamyl-tRNA reductase, translated as MELLCLGVSHRTAPLNVRERLALPEPQQVELLRRLAQAPSSEVLLVSTCNRVEVYMCAPDLFQADQLVREELSRLGGPETLHHLYAHQGAGALEHLFRVASSLDSMVLGEAQILGQVKEAYELGVSTGSVRSALMRVFAAAFGCAKRVRTETAIGRASTSMASAAVSLASKVFDDLKDKTVLVVGAGEMAELAARHLRQAGPHRLLVANRTLARAQALAAEVGGEARPFEELHGLLKDADVVVCSTASPVPLFTRESVSAVGRSRRFRPLFMVDLAVPRDIAPDVAELDWVHAYDVDDIQKFVAENEAARAEEAQKAGVLVIQEVSRFMRERALREGMPVLARLRQRAEQIARAEVEKTLSAMGDGLNDKQRKSIEAMGRAIVNKLLHEPTARLRAVGPEHEGNRLAGAAAELFGLEDEAASRAEAQAAAPPAIAASGGKR; from the coding sequence ATGGAACTGCTCTGTCTGGGCGTGTCCCATCGGACCGCCCCCCTCAACGTCCGCGAGCGTCTGGCGTTGCCGGAGCCCCAGCAAGTCGAGTTGCTGCGGCGGCTGGCGCAGGCGCCCTCCTCCGAGGTGCTGCTCGTCTCCACCTGCAACCGGGTGGAGGTGTACATGTGCGCCCCGGACCTGTTCCAGGCGGACCAGCTCGTGCGCGAGGAGCTGAGCCGGCTGGGCGGGCCGGAGACGCTTCACCACCTCTATGCCCACCAGGGCGCCGGGGCGCTGGAGCACCTGTTCCGCGTGGCCTCGAGCCTGGACTCCATGGTGCTGGGCGAGGCGCAGATTCTGGGCCAGGTGAAGGAGGCCTACGAGCTGGGCGTGAGCACTGGCTCGGTGCGCAGCGCGCTGATGCGGGTGTTCGCGGCGGCGTTCGGCTGCGCCAAGCGGGTGCGCACCGAGACGGCCATCGGCCGGGCCTCGACGTCCATGGCCTCGGCGGCGGTGTCGCTGGCCAGCAAGGTGTTCGACGATCTGAAGGACAAGACGGTGCTGGTGGTGGGGGCCGGCGAGATGGCGGAGCTGGCCGCCCGGCACCTGCGGCAGGCCGGGCCGCACCGGCTGCTGGTGGCCAACCGCACCCTGGCGCGGGCCCAGGCCCTGGCCGCCGAGGTGGGCGGCGAGGCCCGTCCTTTCGAGGAGCTGCATGGGCTCCTGAAGGATGCGGACGTGGTGGTGTGCTCGACGGCCTCGCCGGTGCCGCTGTTCACCCGCGAGAGCGTGAGCGCGGTGGGCCGGTCCCGGCGGTTCCGGCCCCTGTTCATGGTGGATCTGGCGGTGCCCCGGGACATCGCGCCGGACGTGGCGGAGCTGGACTGGGTGCACGCCTACGACGTGGATGACATCCAGAAGTTCGTGGCGGAGAACGAGGCGGCGCGGGCCGAGGAGGCCCAGAAGGCCGGCGTGCTCGTCATCCAAGAGGTGTCCCGCTTCATGCGGGAGCGGGCGCTCCGCGAGGGCATGCCCGTGCTGGCGCGGCTCCGGCAGCGGGCGGAGCAGATTGCCCGCGCGGAGGTGGAGAAGACCTTGAGTGCGATGGGCGATGGACTGAACGACAAGCAGCGCAAGAGCATCGAGGCCATGGGCCGCGCCATCGTCAACAAGCTGCTGCACGAGCCTACCGCGCGCCTGCGTGCCGTGGGCCCCGAGCACGAGGGCAACCGGCTCGCGGGGGCCGCCGCCGAGCTGTTCGGACTGGAAGACGAGGCCGCCTCCCGCGCGGAGGCCCAGGCCGCCGCGCCTCCGGCCATCGCCGCCAGCGGGGGCAAGCGATGA
- the mgtE gene encoding magnesium transporter, which yields MLGNLLKPEFEELIRSRDWNSLREAFTEMDPADVAEVIEDLPAQESGVLFRLLPRDIAALVFEYLPPGQQSEVVGTLATEELKNLLNEMAPDDRTRLLEELPAEVTRRALTSLSPTELKVARQLLGYPEKSAGRYMTPEYLTLPGNLSASAALDYVRSHGQGRETLHVLYIVDEKGRLLDEVRLASLVLSKPDTRVIDIHDRQLVSIPATADREEVIGFFEKYDRVVLPVTDSRGVMLGIITVDDVLDVAEEEATEDIQRMGGMEALEAPYLESGLLEMLRKRVGWLTLLFLGQMFTATAMAHYQDAIAQAVFLGTFVPLIISSGGNSGSQATSLIIRALAVRDVSLRDWWRVAMRESISGVALGVFLGVLGALRIALWPGHETLYGEHFLWVGVAVGFSVLGVVTFGTLCGSMLPFLLRRLGLDPATASAPFVATLVDVTGVVIYFTVASTLLAGRVF from the coding sequence ATGCTGGGAAACCTCCTCAAGCCCGAATTCGAAGAGCTGATCCGCTCCCGGGACTGGAACTCGCTGCGCGAGGCCTTCACCGAGATGGATCCGGCCGACGTGGCCGAAGTCATCGAGGATCTGCCCGCCCAGGAAAGCGGCGTGCTCTTCCGGCTCCTGCCGCGGGACATCGCCGCGCTGGTGTTCGAGTACCTCCCGCCCGGCCAGCAATCCGAGGTGGTGGGGACGCTGGCCACCGAGGAGCTGAAGAACCTGCTCAACGAGATGGCGCCGGACGACCGGACGCGTCTCCTGGAGGAGCTGCCCGCGGAGGTGACGCGGCGGGCGCTCACCTCGCTGTCGCCCACGGAGCTGAAGGTGGCGCGGCAGCTGCTCGGCTACCCCGAGAAGAGCGCCGGCCGCTACATGACGCCGGAGTACCTCACGCTGCCGGGAAACCTCTCGGCCTCCGCGGCACTCGACTATGTGCGCTCGCACGGCCAGGGGCGGGAAACCCTGCACGTGCTCTACATCGTCGATGAGAAGGGCCGGCTGCTGGACGAGGTGCGCCTGGCCTCGCTGGTGCTCTCCAAGCCAGACACCCGCGTCATCGACATCCACGACCGGCAGCTCGTCAGCATCCCGGCCACCGCGGACCGGGAGGAAGTCATCGGCTTCTTCGAGAAGTATGACCGCGTGGTGCTGCCCGTGACGGACTCCCGGGGGGTGATGCTGGGCATCATCACCGTGGACGACGTGCTCGACGTGGCCGAGGAGGAGGCCACCGAGGACATCCAGCGCATGGGCGGCATGGAGGCCCTCGAGGCCCCCTATCTGGAGAGCGGCCTGCTGGAGATGCTGCGCAAGCGCGTGGGCTGGCTCACGCTGCTGTTCCTGGGGCAGATGTTCACCGCGACGGCCATGGCGCACTACCAGGACGCCATCGCCCAGGCCGTCTTCCTGGGCACCTTCGTGCCGCTCATCATCTCTTCTGGGGGCAACTCCGGCTCCCAGGCCACCTCGCTCATCATCCGCGCGCTCGCGGTGCGCGACGTGTCGCTGCGGGACTGGTGGCGCGTGGCGATGCGCGAGAGCATCAGCGGGGTGGCGCTGGGGGTGTTCCTCGGGGTGCTGGGCGCGCTGCGCATCGCGCTGTGGCCCGGCCACGAGACGCTCTATGGCGAGCACTTCCTCTGGGTGGGCGTGGCGGTGGGCTTCAGCGTGCTGGGGGTGGTGACCTTCGGCACGCTGTGCGGCTCCATGCTGCCGTTCTTGCTGCGGCGGCTCGGGTTGGATCCGGCCACCGCGTCCGCGCCCTTCGTGGCCACGCTGGTGGACGTCACCGGCGTGGTCATCTACTTCACCGTGGCGAGCACCCTGCTGGCGGGCCGGGTGTTCTGA
- the trxA gene encoding thioredoxin: protein MAGANVLNIGDGNFTKEVIESDKPVLVDFWASWCAPCRAIAPAIDALADQYKDQVKVAKMDVDSNQETPQKYGIRSIPTLLIFKGGKVVEQIVGTGGGKAKIEDAIKKAL, encoded by the coding sequence ATGGCAGGCGCGAACGTGCTGAACATCGGAGATGGGAATTTCACCAAGGAAGTCATCGAGTCCGACAAGCCGGTGCTCGTGGACTTCTGGGCCAGCTGGTGCGCGCCCTGCCGGGCCATCGCTCCGGCCATCGATGCGCTGGCGGATCAGTACAAGGACCAGGTCAAGGTCGCCAAGATGGACGTCGACAGCAACCAGGAGACGCCCCAGAAGTACGGCATCCGCTCCATCCCCACCCTGCTCATCTTCAAGGGCGGCAAGGTCGTCGAGCAGATCGTCGGCACCGGCGGCGGCAAGGCGAAGATCGAAGACGCGATCAAGAAGGCGCTTTAA
- a CDS encoding SurA N-terminal domain-containing protein → MDGMNARKVLSLVGIIAIAVVFALQFGPGSSGFGSAGGPVMPSSVAVVNGKEIPLRDFSRVYAGQLNSLRNRGVPIPESYARQSLPSQVMDQLVTRELLSQAAERHGIVPSDDELRKLIHENVDFHKDGQFNFEQYKRALRDYYRTTEPKYEEELRRQLAAQKMLQVVNSGAVVSDDEVRARFEKDANQAKVVFARFLPTMYAAQVPAPTPAQLEEFRKANAEQISSYYETNRFMYQQAERAKARQILVKLAPDATAQQKADAKARAEAIRQEITGGKDFVTVARERTEDPGTKASGGDLGWVERGSLEPTLAEAVFALAPNSVSEPIETKLGWHVVKVEEKQAASDKKLDEVSPEIATTLYKQQKAKDLAKAAAEKALASVKGGQTLQQLFPPEKDGQPALQRFETETRPEAVETGSFTAGGESVPYLGLAPALSTAAFAAPGPQVLDQVFPLNEGFVVAQVTERVKPTAETFTQKKDELREQTRRAKQIEMTESFLKALRETGTVVENNEAIQSIVGSS, encoded by the coding sequence ATGGACGGTATGAACGCCCGGAAGGTGCTCTCGCTGGTGGGCATTATCGCCATCGCGGTGGTGTTCGCGCTGCAGTTCGGCCCGGGAAGCTCGGGTTTCGGGTCCGCTGGCGGCCCGGTGATGCCCAGCTCCGTGGCGGTGGTCAACGGTAAGGAGATTCCCCTCCGGGACTTCAGCCGCGTCTACGCGGGGCAGCTCAACTCGCTGCGCAACCGGGGCGTGCCCATCCCCGAGTCCTATGCGCGCCAGTCGCTCCCCAGCCAGGTCATGGACCAGCTGGTGACGCGCGAGCTGCTGTCCCAGGCCGCCGAGCGCCACGGCATCGTTCCGTCCGACGACGAGCTGCGCAAGCTCATCCACGAGAACGTGGACTTCCACAAGGACGGCCAGTTCAACTTCGAGCAGTACAAGCGCGCCCTGCGCGACTACTACCGCACCACGGAGCCCAAGTACGAGGAGGAGCTGCGCCGGCAGCTCGCCGCGCAGAAGATGCTTCAGGTGGTCAACAGCGGCGCCGTCGTCTCGGACGACGAGGTGCGCGCCCGCTTCGAGAAGGACGCCAACCAGGCCAAGGTGGTGTTCGCGCGCTTCCTGCCCACCATGTACGCGGCCCAGGTGCCCGCCCCCACCCCCGCGCAGCTCGAGGAGTTCCGCAAGGCGAACGCCGAGCAGATCTCCTCCTATTATGAGACCAACCGCTTCATGTACCAGCAGGCCGAGCGGGCCAAGGCCCGGCAGATCCTCGTGAAGCTGGCGCCGGACGCCACCGCGCAGCAAAAGGCGGACGCGAAGGCCCGCGCCGAGGCGATCCGCCAGGAGATCACCGGCGGCAAGGACTTCGTCACCGTGGCGCGCGAGCGCACCGAGGACCCGGGCACCAAGGCCTCCGGTGGAGACCTGGGCTGGGTGGAGCGCGGCAGCCTGGAGCCCACGCTCGCCGAGGCCGTCTTCGCCCTGGCCCCCAACAGCGTCTCGGAGCCCATCGAGACGAAGCTCGGCTGGCACGTGGTGAAGGTGGAGGAGAAGCAGGCCGCTTCCGACAAGAAGCTCGACGAGGTCTCCCCGGAGATCGCCACCACGCTCTACAAGCAGCAGAAGGCGAAGGACCTGGCCAAGGCGGCGGCCGAGAAGGCGCTGGCCTCCGTGAAGGGCGGCCAGACGCTCCAGCAGCTCTTCCCTCCCGAGAAGGACGGCCAGCCGGCCCTCCAGCGCTTCGAGACGGAGACGCGGCCCGAGGCGGTGGAGACGGGCAGCTTCACCGCGGGCGGCGAGTCCGTGCCGTACCTGGGCCTGGCGCCCGCGCTGTCCACGGCGGCCTTCGCCGCGCCGGGGCCGCAGGTGCTGGATCAGGTGTTCCCGCTCAACGAGGGCTTCGTGGTGGCGCAGGTCACCGAGCGCGTGAAGCCCACCGCCGAGACGTTCACCCAGAAGAAGGACGAGCTGCGTGAGCAGACCCGCCGCG